In Bacillus rossius redtenbacheri isolate Brsri chromosome 9 unlocalized genomic scaffold, Brsri_v3 Brsri_v3_scf9_2, whole genome shotgun sequence, one DNA window encodes the following:
- the LOC134543303 gene encoding 5-methylcytosine rRNA methyltransferase NSUN4: MIFNSFGKRMNFAVIVYTQKRLKNRSSTHWSVLAKKKFPKDKALEHFDDFYKTVYGKKWPSIRLALLSPHKYCALVNNFGDTEDILKHFQNQGALNVRSLFELEDDRIKEDRRLKMRQKEMGIIHRLDQETESMLLKTVQEEANRDDSGDAVVESSPDPEPALEDIVSETSESHPLSLSAILSKAEFDVERLIDPSVGLSASTLHEFVPATKLKGLEEMIPESDHYRYYSKDADFPVKSVKEHILPFPPYLQVLAYERGNITSFPSPRRASTGVFNYYLLVGCSLLPVLALGLGPGDRVLDMCAAPGGKSLAVLQTLYPELLVCNDVQESRVKRIRSVFDQYLYDLPKWQDRLRITQEDGRCINEQDVYNKILVDVPCTTDRHVLHENDNNIFKSTRIKERLRLPEIQADLLCNALKLVCPGGTVVYSTCSLSPIQNDGVVHMALRRIWQETNIELVVSDLAPALQQTQVLFKLGNNVGLKYGHLVLPFLPANFGPMYFCKIVRVK; encoded by the exons atgatattTAACAGTTTTGGGAAACGTATGAATTTCGCAGTCATAGTTTATACGCAGAAACGACTGAAGAACAGAAGCAGTACACATTGG TCTGTGTTGGCAAAGAAGAAATTTCCCAAAGACAAAGCTCTCGAGCACTTTGATGACTTCTACAAAACAGTGTATGGGAAAAAGTGGCCCTCAATTCGTTTGGCACTGCTTTCACCCCACAAGTACTGTGCTCTGGTGAACAACTTTGGTGATACAgaagatattttaaaacattttcag AACCAAGGCGCCCTGAACGTCAGATCTTTGTTTGAACTGGAAGATGACCGGATCAAGGAAGACAGAAGGTTGAAGATGAGGCAGAAGGAAATGGGCATAATTCACCGGCTGGACCAGGAGACAGAGTCCATGCTCCTGAAGACAGTGCAAGAGGAAGCGAACCGGGATGATTCCGGAGACGCGGTCGTCGAGTCTTCGCCCGATCCCGAGCCTGCCCTGGAGGACATCGTCTCGGAGACATCAGAGAGCCACCCGCTGTCCCTATCCGCGATCTTGAGCAAGGCGGAGTTCGACGTGGAGCGGCTGATAGACCCCTCCGTCGGACTGTCGGCGTCCACCCTGCACGAGTTTGTCCCTGCCACGAAGCTGAAAGGCCTGGAAGAGATGATCCCAGAGTCGGACCACTACAGGTACTACAGCAAAGACGCGGACTTCCCCGTGAAGTCCGTGAAGGAGCACATCTTGCCATTTCCTCCGTACCTGCAGGTTCTGGCGTACGAGCGGGGAAACATCACATCCTTCCCCTCGCCGAGACGGGCTTCTACTGGAGTTTTCA ACTACTACCTGCTGGTTGGCTGCTCCCTGCTGCCAGTGCTGGCTCTCGGCTTGGGGCCAGGGGACCGGGTGCTGGACATGTGCGCGGCTCCCGGGGGCAAGTCCCTCGCCGTCCTGCAGACCCTGTACCCAG AACTTCTTGTGTGCAACGATGTCCAGGAGTCCCGAGTCAAAAGAATCCGCTCGGTGTTCGATCAGTATTTGTACGATCTGCCCAAGTGGCAGGACAGACTGAGGATAACTCAGGAAGACGGCAGGTGTATAAATGAGCAGGATGTTTACAACAAG atacTTGTTGATGTGCCATGCACAACAGATCGTCATGTACTACATGAAAATGATAACAACATATTTAAGTCAACAAGAATCAAGGAAAGGCTACGGCTGCCTGAGATACAAGCAGATCTGTTATG taatgcacTGAAGCTAGTGTGCCCTGGTGGAACGGTGGTCTACTCAACGTGTTCGCTCTCGCCCATACAGAACGATGGTGTCGTGCACATGGCGTTGCGCAGAATCTGGCAGGAAACCAACATAGAGCTGGTCGTCAG tgatTTGGCTCCGGCTTTGCAACAGACCCAGGTGTTATTCAAATTAGGGAACAACGTGGGACTTAAGTATGGCCATTTGGTACTGCCATTTCTACCTGCAAACTTTGGACCAATGTATTTCTGTAAAATAGTCAGAGTGAAATAA